The following proteins are encoded in a genomic region of Lutra lutra chromosome 16, mLutLut1.2, whole genome shotgun sequence:
- the ZSWIM7 gene encoding zinc finger SWIM domain-containing protein 7 has protein sequence MAVALPGATLPAVVEELLSEMAAAVQENARIPDEHLLSLKFIFGSSAVQALDLVDRQSVTLISSPSGRRVYQVLGSSGKTYTCLASCHYCSCPAFAFSVLRKSDSLLCKHLLAIYLSQVMGTCRQLKVSDKQLTDLLFVKKKQAAQKV, from the exons ATGGCCGTCGCCTTGCCAGGAGCCACGTTGCCCGCTGTCGTCGAGGAGCTCCTGAGCGAAATGGCCGCGGCGGTGCAGGAAAACGCGCGAA TTCCTGACGAGCATCTGTTATC GCTGAAGTTCATCTTCGGCTCATCGGCAGTCCAGGCTTTGGACCTCGTGGACCGACAGTCCGTCACCTTAATCTCATCACCCAGTGGGAGGCGTGTTTACCAG GTACTTGGAAGTTCTGGTAAAACATACACATGTCTGGCTTCTTGTCATTACTGCTCGTGTCCTGCCTTTGCCTTCTCAGTGCTGCGGAAGAGTGACAGCCTGCTG TGCAAGCACCTCCTGGCGATTTATCTTAGTCAGGTGATGGGAACCTGTCGACAGCTAAAGGTCTCTGACAAGCAACTGACTGACCTATTATTCGTGAAGAAGAAACAAGCAGCACAGAAGGTATAG